The following coding sequences lie in one Mycobacterium gordonae genomic window:
- a CDS encoding EspB family ESX-1 secretion system-associated protein, which produces MTQPQLLQVEVEELLARAAELEDPIAEGPAEVPRPPCDFAMTKNAAQQLSLSADNVRLYLAAGEREWRRLAESLRNAANSYQNVDEHAAESINTEGVVALRVCLPPGNSFDPAQLGDTPTVAMADSLAYADLKQRALDNEAGDQGTSFLGFADAWEDHQRTLLEARHRFRPFQHWYSEASHAVEQSFDLQRGWLDQIAALCGKMADQARTVAATQKWAQKEHIWFENTTIRYSDLVLLDEQYIRLPKFRQSIMEIYERLHAQSDEVLAEYRRRAALPLAPLTPPKPPVAHRIGLPPKPDSDFPDYEVPAGGGGVDFQPGNETPLDGALLPNAAGMSNMPAANGPALPDKTVIASDSIATKAAALPTLKSAALGAGGGAGRLPLQPLANGGSAPGNLVRAFEAAELAGAAPGAAAGAMGSGGMGMAPLRGAGGKDPGAGKAGKRAQRDEEALYIEERPWTQGIVGRRRSKDAPDTEEPK; this is translated from the coding sequence ATGACACAGCCGCAATTACTGCAGGTAGAGGTCGAAGAATTGCTGGCCAGGGCCGCCGAACTAGAGGACCCGATCGCCGAGGGGCCCGCGGAGGTCCCAAGGCCACCCTGTGACTTCGCCATGACAAAGAATGCGGCTCAACAGCTTTCGCTATCGGCGGATAACGTTCGACTCTACCTCGCTGCGGGAGAACGAGAGTGGCGGCGTCTGGCGGAATCGTTGCGCAACGCGGCAAATTCCTATCAGAATGTAGACGAGCATGCGGCGGAGTCGATCAACACTGAAGGTGTTGTGGCGCTGCGGGTTTGCCTTCCACCAGGCAATAGTTTCGACCCGGCGCAGTTGGGCGATACGCCCACGGTGGCGATGGCGGACTCGTTGGCCTATGCAGACCTCAAGCAGCGAGCTCTGGACAATGAAGCAGGTGATCAGGGCACATCCTTCTTGGGGTTCGCGGATGCCTGGGAGGACCATCAGCGAACACTGCTCGAAGCCCGTCACCGGTTTCGACCATTTCAGCACTGGTATAGCGAGGCCAGCCACGCTGTTGAACAAAGCTTCGATTTACAGCGAGGCTGGCTGGACCAAATCGCGGCGCTGTGTGGAAAAATGGCCGACCAGGCAAGGACGGTTGCGGCGACCCAAAAATGGGCTCAAAAAGAGCATATCTGGTTTGAGAATACCACAATAAGATACAGCGACCTCGTCCTGCTTGACGAACAATACATTCGCCTGCCGAAATTCCGTCAATCCATCATGGAAATCTACGAGAGATTGCACGCGCAGTCGGACGAAGTCCTCGCAGAGTATCGGCGCCGAGCAGCATTGCCGCTCGCCCCGCTCACTCCGCCGAAGCCACCCGTTGCCCATCGCATAGGGCTGCCTCCGAAACCCGATTCCGATTTCCCTGATTATGAGGTGCCCGCCGGCGGCGGGGGTGTTGATTTTCAGCCCGGCAATGAAACGCCCCTTGACGGGGCACTTCTGCCTAACGCTGCCGGTATGTCTAATATGCCGGCGGCTAACGGCCCCGCACTTCCCGATAAGACAGTGATCGCCAGCGACTCGATTGCGACAAAGGCGGCGGCGTTGCCAACGCTGAAATCAGCCGCATTAGGGGCCGGCGGGGGGGCGGGGCGGCTGCCGCTGCAGCCCCTGGCGAACGGCGGCTCTGCGCCAGGCAATCTCGTACGTGCGTTCGAGGCCGCAGAACTTGCGGGCGCCGCACCAGGCGCTGCGGCCGGCGCGATGGGTAGCGGCGGCATGGGGATGGCGCCGTTGCGCGGTGCCGGGGGAAAGGACCCAGGCGCTGGCAAAGCGGGCAAGCGCGCGCAGCGGGACGAAGAGGCCCTCTATATCGAGGAGAGGCCATGGACGCAGGGCATCGTCGGTCGACGCCGGTCAAAGGATGCCCCTGACACCGAGGAGCCCAAGTGA
- a CDS encoding EspA/EspE family type VII secretion system effector: protein MSYLAGIHDLAYCFQRLGGAGSSAYSGDWLGTGANLGAAAGKGMWYARNQVAVLRDVLGKTGTKVLPTPTAIIDAAMVAISTVDLLNGFGPPDTGAALTNGMQKFEITSLQLSAANPDERDWSGASSKSYADANEALRNLVDKMQELDGLMHVLVGKQGSEVENAHTTIAVTLLGLVVAQGIALALYLIPVVGPEVSCAWQIVSSLAAGAAVVTQEMATLSESIAIANAVDNLALGYGEVAAQARRSGLFSRFEVAGAEQTVVDAAEAAFAATPAGSPVPTVATLGGLAGDSALGDRLAMANDLVTSGSDMHGSQQDREKPSTPASPVSPAAAMAAMSAMSAMSAQSAQGAKMLARGSQLMNVVNQTTALARQAGTSGAQSHGPAIPPGERASDEATVAGQIRADSAVADAADGTNAAAGGLSAERVPIDIATLGPEPQWPRAGDRMG from the coding sequence ATGAGCTACTTGGCGGGAATTCATGACCTTGCCTATTGCTTCCAGCGGCTCGGGGGCGCGGGAAGTAGCGCCTATTCAGGCGATTGGCTCGGCACCGGTGCCAATCTAGGGGCTGCTGCCGGAAAGGGCATGTGGTACGCGAGGAACCAGGTTGCCGTTCTAAGGGATGTACTTGGCAAAACAGGCACCAAAGTGCTCCCGACGCCAACAGCGATCATCGACGCCGCGATGGTGGCGATATCCACGGTCGACCTTCTCAACGGCTTTGGACCGCCCGACACCGGAGCAGCACTCACCAACGGTATGCAAAAATTCGAGATCACCTCACTCCAGCTGTCTGCGGCAAATCCGGACGAACGGGACTGGAGCGGGGCCTCTTCGAAATCCTATGCCGATGCGAACGAGGCGCTACGAAATTTGGTCGACAAAATGCAAGAACTCGACGGCCTTATGCACGTCCTCGTCGGAAAACAGGGTAGTGAAGTCGAGAATGCCCACACAACCATTGCCGTGACCTTGTTGGGGCTGGTTGTAGCTCAAGGTATTGCGCTGGCGCTTTATCTCATCCCTGTCGTAGGTCCAGAGGTCTCGTGCGCATGGCAAATTGTTTCGTCACTTGCAGCTGGGGCTGCCGTGGTTACCCAGGAAATGGCCACACTGTCCGAATCCATCGCGATTGCGAACGCGGTAGACAACCTTGCGCTTGGCTATGGTGAAGTGGCTGCACAGGCACGACGGTCGGGCCTATTTTCTCGATTCGAGGTGGCAGGAGCGGAGCAGACGGTCGTCGACGCCGCCGAGGCTGCCTTCGCCGCGACGCCCGCCGGGTCCCCAGTGCCAACCGTTGCCACGCTGGGGGGACTAGCCGGGGACAGCGCCTTGGGTGATCGGCTCGCTATGGCGAACGATCTCGTCACCAGTGGCTCGGACATGCATGGCTCGCAACAAGATCGAGAAAAGCCGAGCACGCCGGCGTCGCCGGTGTCCCCGGCGGCGGCAATGGCAGCGATGTCCGCCATGTCCGCGATGTCGGCGCAGTCCGCGCAAGGCGCGAAGATGCTCGCACGCGGTTCCCAGCTCATGAACGTGGTCAATCAGACCACGGCACTAGCCCGGCAGGCTGGCACGAGTGGTGCGCAAAGCCATGGCCCTGCAATACCTCCCGGGGAAAGAGCCAGCGACGAAGCGACGGTCGCCGGACAAATCCGCGCGGACTCGGCGGTCGCAGACGCAGCCGACGGCACCAACGCGGCGGCCGGGGGCCTCAGTGCCGAGCGGGTGCCCATTGACATTGCAACGCTTGGCCCCGAACCGCAGTGGCCGAGGGCCGGGGACCGGATGGGGTAA
- a CDS encoding ESX-1 secretion-associated protein, whose protein sequence is MEELTISPSYLEQLAIKQEQASTAVAEAAAATSAMTKAVWVTHGVISGSSNTAFEAAEAVRRAASVNLRTVATDLAAKLRTAKETYVGVDEELGSNLSKQFLAR, encoded by the coding sequence ATGGAAGAACTGACCATCTCGCCGAGCTATCTCGAGCAGCTGGCAATCAAACAGGAACAGGCCTCGACAGCGGTGGCCGAGGCGGCGGCCGCGACTTCGGCAATGACTAAGGCGGTCTGGGTGACCCACGGCGTGATCAGCGGATCCTCCAACACCGCGTTCGAAGCCGCGGAAGCCGTACGTCGCGCCGCGAGCGTGAATCTGCGAACCGTCGCCACCGACCTCGCCGCCAAGCTGCGGACCGCCAAAGAAACCTACGTTGGCGTCGATGAAGAGTTGGGAAGTAACCTCAGCAAACAATTCCTCGCCCGTTGA
- a CDS encoding MFS transporter, with protein sequence MRDDPRAVVFSCGSALAIAITPMVSVNVVLPAIAVDLHAGTTDLTWVADAYLLALAALVLPARVFGDNYGRRHTLIVGILLSALASALAAVAGSVSVITAARAVMGVGAALIMPSSLSTMTTVARLGRREHPVGTWAGFVFGGSVVGLLFSGLMLEYFSWRSFFVATAAMGAVALLVTLASVPDTKSAVKRVTEFPGARWGAIGLGALVYGIIEGSEQGWTDTAVIGALMEAAVALCLYVFHELRVSRPLVDPRLFANGELASAAAALIVQFMSAFGVFFIGQQYTQFALGYSPLKSSLSMLPMTVSLLLVSAIAPKVVERLGNRIVIGAGLVGMLAGLVLLARLEVTSGYSDLLIGTLVFGAGLALSATTATHHLGHSLACDEHGTASAVKDVTMVAGAALGIALLGSVFCAGYRSRLSLPTAIPPQEVGAIRESAFAAAHVAGDRQLATFYPSVYCAAREAFIAGMHYAFTTGAVLIGLAFLLLPMFPPLRRGQHLPTRHAHVPATPPKSLFGCGAQPRIAGSAVKLRELCRASLLLLLATTKNMRPFSCGLVWSLGPPQATNGVFGRSSERVAAEASPPSGSGFPTWIGQRSKGTPSGSTPGK encoded by the coding sequence GTGCGTGACGATCCCCGCGCAGTGGTGTTTTCTTGCGGTAGCGCGTTAGCAATTGCCATCACACCGATGGTGAGTGTCAACGTGGTGCTGCCTGCCATTGCCGTCGACCTCCATGCCGGGACAACGGATCTCACTTGGGTGGCTGACGCATACCTGCTTGCGCTTGCGGCACTGGTTCTGCCGGCCAGAGTGTTCGGAGATAATTATGGCCGTCGCCACACGCTAATCGTCGGCATTCTGTTATCAGCGTTGGCCAGCGCCCTGGCCGCAGTCGCGGGCTCTGTATCCGTGATAACCGCAGCCCGGGCGGTCATGGGCGTCGGTGCAGCACTCATCATGCCATCTTCTCTATCGACCATGACCACGGTTGCCCGCCTTGGCCGAAGGGAACACCCCGTTGGTACTTGGGCCGGGTTCGTTTTTGGCGGATCGGTTGTCGGTCTGCTCTTCAGTGGTCTAATGCTCGAATACTTCTCGTGGCGTTCCTTTTTTGTAGCCACCGCGGCGATGGGGGCGGTGGCGTTACTGGTGACGCTTGCGTCGGTGCCCGATACGAAGAGCGCCGTTAAGCGAGTAACAGAATTTCCAGGAGCTCGTTGGGGTGCGATCGGACTCGGCGCGCTCGTGTACGGCATTATCGAAGGATCAGAACAAGGTTGGACCGACACCGCCGTGATCGGTGCTCTGATGGAAGCTGCTGTAGCGCTTTGTTTGTACGTGTTCCATGAGCTACGCGTCTCGCGGCCCTTGGTGGACCCGCGACTTTTCGCCAATGGTGAACTAGCCTCCGCCGCTGCGGCACTGATCGTCCAGTTCATGAGCGCTTTCGGCGTATTCTTCATCGGCCAGCAATACACCCAATTCGCGCTCGGTTATTCACCATTGAAGTCGTCTCTGTCGATGCTGCCGATGACCGTCAGCCTACTGCTGGTGTCCGCAATAGCGCCGAAAGTCGTTGAGCGCCTCGGTAATCGAATCGTCATTGGCGCAGGTTTGGTGGGTATGCTGGCAGGGCTCGTGCTACTGGCCCGGCTTGAAGTCACTTCCGGCTACTCCGATTTGCTGATTGGCACTCTGGTGTTCGGCGCAGGCCTCGCACTCTCGGCCACAACTGCCACCCACCACCTTGGACACTCGCTGGCTTGCGACGAACATGGCACGGCCTCAGCGGTGAAGGACGTAACGATGGTGGCGGGTGCGGCCCTCGGGATCGCCTTGCTGGGCTCGGTGTTCTGCGCCGGCTATCGCAGCCGGCTCAGTTTACCCACCGCCATCCCGCCACAAGAAGTCGGCGCGATCCGCGAATCTGCTTTCGCCGCAGCGCATGTCGCTGGCGATCGGCAGCTTGCCACGTTTTATCCCAGCGTGTATTGCGCTGCGCGTGAGGCGTTCATTGCCGGCATGCACTATGCCTTTACCACGGGCGCCGTCCTGATCGGTTTGGCCTTCCTCCTGCTGCCCATGTTTCCTCCGCTGCGGCGCGGACAGCACCTGCCGACACGACACGCGCACGTACCGGCTACCCCGCCAAAGTCTCTCTTTGGCTGCGGGGCTCAACCGCGCATTGCCGGATCAGCTGTCAAACTCCGTGAACTTTGCCGGGCAAGTCTCTTGCTGCTGCTTGCGACCACCAAGAACATGCGACCGTTCAGTTGCGGACTCGTATGGTCACTCGGGCCGCCACAGGCAACCAACGGGGTATTTGGCCGCTCTAGTGAACGTGTCGCCGCGGAGGCCTCGCCGCCGAGCGGCAGCGGATTTCCCACGTGGATCGGCCAGCGCTCGAAGGGAACGCCGAGTGGCTCAACACCAGGAAAATGA
- a CDS encoding fumarylacetoacetate hydrolase family protein, with the protein MTTTILRTPHSWWIQTPTGATRIPTDATTTADLLADRSAINTARHQCPTTPVENLNLSSPVTAPCRIVAQVTNFASHAKDCGRNPTTTPLAFFRKASRSISGPFDDIIKPDHVQLLDYEIEIGLVVGRRLPVGTALTADNLAHYVAGLVIANDITARDIQLTKNQFYEAKSYPTFTPIGPALVLLNAAELNRFDELRLLLAVNGDTRQDTIVGNDILYPPLQALQTLTQFQPLQAGDIILTGTPTGTALTTPHSLLPPAVDWKTFMTRQANNTRYLRAGDLITATAATQDGSINLGIQRTLVRQP; encoded by the coding sequence ATGACCACCACCATCCTGCGCACCCCTCACTCTTGGTGGATCCAAACCCCCACCGGCGCGACCAGAATCCCCACCGACGCCACCACCACCGCCGACCTGCTAGCCGACCGTTCAGCCATCAACACCGCTAGACACCAGTGTCCCACCACCCCGGTGGAAAACCTCAACCTCAGCTCACCCGTGACTGCGCCGTGCCGAATCGTGGCCCAGGTGACCAACTTCGCCTCTCACGCCAAAGACTGCGGCAGGAACCCCACGACCACGCCGCTGGCCTTCTTTCGCAAGGCATCACGGTCGATCAGCGGACCATTCGACGACATCATCAAACCCGATCATGTCCAGCTTCTGGACTACGAAATCGAAATTGGACTAGTAGTCGGGCGACGCTTACCAGTCGGCACAGCTCTGACTGCCGACAACCTCGCTCACTACGTCGCCGGCCTTGTCATCGCCAACGACATCACCGCACGCGACATCCAACTCACGAAGAACCAGTTCTACGAAGCAAAGTCCTACCCCACCTTTACCCCGATAGGCCCCGCGCTCGTACTACTCAACGCCGCCGAACTCAACCGATTCGATGAACTACGGCTGCTACTTGCGGTCAACGGGGATACCCGCCAAGACACCATCGTCGGCAACGACATCCTCTACCCGCCCCTGCAGGCACTCCAGACACTCACCCAATTCCAGCCACTACAAGCTGGAGACATCATTCTTACCGGTACGCCAACCGGCACCGCGCTCACCACACCCCACTCCCTACTTCCGCCAGCCGTCGACTGGAAGACCTTCATGACACGGCAGGCCAACAACACCAGATACTTGCGCGCCGGCGATCTCATCACAGCCACCGCAGCCACGCAAGACGGCAGTATCAACCTCGGTATCCAACGAACCCTGGTACGGCAGCCGTGA
- a CDS encoding PE family protein, producing the protein MTSLMTQPQILATAAIDASAIGSVIDEATAAAACPTTNIAAAAADEVSTITAQFFAEFGEECQTLLQQAAAFHNQFVATLAAAGNAYATAEADIAEALGLTGGTQSEPLFGPVAKGAGNTNVVANLIMTGSGTATPSTAYLNGVYSRYLSGTYGGGGPFIGPLQAVTTAEGLYPFTGVKDLTLDISLARGVTALDNAINLAIRPGSTDSVSILGYSQSAIVASLEMQQLRAEGFTNGTGGTPVQAYFNLLGDPANPNGGLLSRFPGLSFPSLGVTFGAATPSNDYPTTIWTIEYDGFADFPRYPINILADLNALAGIVFLHGTYPYLTDAALSTAFQLPQSGAPSMTTYNMIPTENLPLLTPLRAIPLIGTPLADLVQPDLKALVNWGYGDPNYGFSTSPADVPTPFGFLPPLSATIALGPLLVSGTQQGVSDFFRDLSALSPQSLSELPLSSLINVLPEAATGGVALPAPGAIPSTINGVIAGLELANDNFVNTVTSDISTAYATLLPTADIGTALLLSLPAYDIKLFLNGISEVVNGNIIGGLLDAFGDPIAASVGLIALGIGFEFVTLDNAFETIVFGVPNPGPY; encoded by the coding sequence ATGACAAGCTTGATGACGCAACCGCAGATCCTGGCGACGGCCGCAATCGATGCCTCGGCAATCGGTTCGGTGATCGACGAGGCCACGGCAGCCGCGGCATGTCCCACGACGAATATCGCGGCAGCAGCTGCGGACGAGGTGTCAACGATCACGGCGCAGTTCTTCGCCGAGTTCGGTGAGGAATGCCAGACGCTGCTGCAACAGGCCGCCGCTTTCCACAATCAGTTCGTCGCGACGTTGGCGGCCGCCGGAAACGCTTACGCGACAGCCGAAGCAGACATTGCCGAGGCACTCGGGCTAACTGGTGGAACCCAGAGCGAACCATTGTTCGGACCGGTAGCGAAAGGAGCGGGGAACACCAATGTCGTGGCCAACCTGATCATGACCGGCAGCGGCACCGCGACACCTTCCACCGCATACTTGAACGGCGTCTACAGCCGATACTTGAGCGGGACATACGGAGGCGGCGGGCCTTTCATCGGCCCGCTTCAGGCCGTGACGACTGCGGAGGGTTTGTATCCCTTCACCGGCGTCAAAGACCTGACTTTGGACATATCGCTGGCACGCGGAGTCACCGCACTCGACAACGCGATCAACCTCGCGATTCGCCCCGGCTCCACTGACAGCGTATCGATCCTGGGCTACTCGCAAAGCGCGATTGTCGCCTCGCTGGAAATGCAGCAATTGCGTGCCGAGGGCTTCACGAACGGGACGGGCGGGACACCGGTCCAGGCTTACTTCAACTTGCTCGGTGATCCCGCGAATCCAAACGGCGGACTGCTATCGCGCTTCCCCGGCCTGAGCTTCCCGAGTCTGGGCGTCACTTTCGGCGCAGCCACGCCTAGCAATGACTACCCAACCACCATTTGGACAATCGAATACGATGGTTTCGCCGATTTCCCCCGTTATCCGATCAATATCCTCGCCGACCTGAACGCGTTGGCAGGCATTGTGTTCCTACATGGTACGTATCCGTACTTGACGGATGCCGCCCTGAGCACAGCCTTTCAATTGCCGCAGTCAGGAGCGCCCTCCATGACGACCTACAACATGATTCCCACCGAGAACCTCCCGCTATTGACGCCGCTGCGCGCGATCCCACTCATCGGGACTCCGTTGGCAGACCTCGTGCAACCGGATCTGAAAGCGCTGGTGAATTGGGGATACGGCGATCCGAACTATGGATTTTCGACCAGCCCGGCCGATGTGCCGACGCCATTCGGGTTCTTGCCGCCATTAAGCGCCACCATAGCTCTCGGCCCGCTACTAGTCAGCGGCACTCAGCAGGGAGTAAGCGACTTTTTCCGCGATCTGTCCGCCCTGTCACCCCAATCGTTGTCCGAACTGCCGCTATCGAGCCTGATAAATGTGCTTCCAGAAGCTGCGACAGGCGGCGTCGCCCTGCCTGCGCCTGGCGCGATTCCGTCAACAATCAACGGAGTTATTGCGGGTCTCGAGCTGGCAAACGACAATTTTGTCAACACCGTGACGAGTGATATCTCAACCGCCTACGCGACGCTTCTTCCGACCGCAGACATCGGGACTGCCTTGCTCCTCAGTCTCCCGGCCTACGACATCAAGCTTTTCCTGAACGGTATCAGCGAGGTCGTCAATGGCAATATCATTGGGGGACTTCTGGACGCATTTGGCGATCCCATTGCGGCAAGCGTCGGACTGATCGCGCTCGGGATCGGTTTCGAATTCGTTACCTTGGACAACGCGTTTGAGACGATTGTGTTCGGCGTGCCGAACCCGGGGCCCTACTGA
- a CDS encoding PPE family protein, whose translation MANFAALPPEINSSLLFSGAGSAPLLDAAVAWEGLGRELGVAASSFSSVTSALVAEAWQGPAAQAMTGAAIPYAGFLSAAAAHAEKAASQASTMVRVFEAAKAATVHPLAVAANRSAFGQLVRSNWLGLNAPAIMAAESVYEQMWAQDVSAMFSYHAAATAAAAPLAAERLLDSVSGLPGLANFQLPTNLGIANLGLGNIGNVNIGDGNVGNVNIGGGNIGNLNLGSGNSGLATVLSHLNIGSGNLGDGNIGSGNGGAFNIGAGNIGDQNIGSGNKGSDGTIGSQNVGSGNIGNANQGSGNIGDTNWGSGNHGESNYGNGNFGSFNLGSGNFGDANIGFGNGGSIEGALGRNLGAGNHGSNNFGGGNRGNGNIGWGNLGFNNIGIGNHGNNNVGFGLTGDNQVGIGGLNAGSGNIGFGNSGNNNIGFFNSGNGNVGVLNSGNLNTGLSNSGNINTGLWNSGMVNTGLANSGSTNTGWGSAGDHNVGLYNVGNNNVGGFNGGNGNVGFFDSGDSNMGSFNSGDGNVASFNSGQGNFGYFNSGSSNVGAFNSGDLNTGLFNSGDVNTGLFNSGSINTGLFNSGDVNTGWFSANNSAAASSGFGNSGAGSSGFFNSGDGSSGYRNAGALSAGFDNAQQSSVGFFNSGSLVTGIGNTGDAEVGLFNRGLNSVGIGNSGEFGVGIFNAGLFNSGILNSSCNNAGFFNAGDGGNSGFGNAGDENSGGWNSGSGMSGFFGR comes from the coding sequence ATGGCGAATTTTGCGGCGTTGCCGCCGGAAATCAACTCATCGCTGCTGTTCAGCGGCGCGGGTTCGGCGCCGTTGTTGGATGCGGCCGTTGCATGGGAAGGGTTGGGGCGCGAGTTGGGCGTGGCCGCGTCGTCGTTCTCGTCGGTGACTTCGGCGTTAGTCGCTGAGGCATGGCAGGGCCCGGCGGCGCAGGCGATGACCGGTGCGGCCATTCCCTACGCGGGGTTCTTGAGCGCCGCCGCCGCTCATGCGGAGAAAGCGGCTAGCCAAGCCAGCACGATGGTCCGGGTGTTCGAGGCCGCCAAGGCTGCCACCGTGCATCCGCTGGCAGTGGCGGCTAACCGCTCCGCTTTTGGCCAACTGGTGCGGTCAAACTGGTTGGGACTCAACGCGCCGGCGATCATGGCCGCCGAAAGCGTCTATGAACAGATGTGGGCACAAGATGTGTCGGCGATGTTCAGCTATCACGCGGCTGCTACGGCGGCAGCCGCTCCGTTAGCGGCAGAACGTCTACTCGACAGCGTCTCAGGCCTGCCGGGCCTCGCCAACTTTCAACTTCCTACAAATCTGGGCATCGCTAACTTGGGCCTTGGGAACATAGGCAACGTCAATATTGGTGACGGGAATGTCGGCAACGTCAACATAGGCGGCGGAAACATCGGAAATCTGAACTTGGGTAGCGGAAACTCAGGTTTGGCCACGGTGCTCAGTCATTTGAATATCGGTAGTGGCAATCTCGGCGACGGAAATATCGGTTCTGGGAATGGAGGCGCCTTCAACATCGGCGCGGGTAATATCGGCGACCAAAACATAGGCAGCGGTAACAAGGGAAGCGATGGAACTATCGGTTCGCAAAATGTCGGTAGTGGAAACATCGGGAACGCGAATCAAGGCAGTGGGAATATTGGCGACACCAACTGGGGCAGTGGGAATCATGGGGAATCCAATTATGGCAATGGAAACTTCGGCAGCTTCAACCTGGGTAGCGGGAATTTCGGCGATGCGAACATTGGGTTCGGTAACGGCGGGAGTATCGAGGGCGCCCTCGGCCGTAATCTAGGCGCCGGAAATCATGGTAGTAACAATTTTGGCGGTGGCAACCGCGGCAACGGCAACATAGGATGGGGGAACCTTGGCTTCAATAACATCGGTATCGGAAACCACGGAAATAACAATGTTGGATTCGGCCTCACGGGCGATAATCAGGTCGGCATAGGGGGGTTGAACGCCGGAAGCGGAAACATCGGTTTCGGCAACTCGGGGAACAATAATATAGGCTTCTTCAATTCTGGTAACGGTAACGTGGGTGTGCTGAACTCTGGCAACCTGAACACTGGGCTCTCTAATTCGGGTAACATCAACACCGGATTATGGAATTCCGGCATGGTGAATACCGGTTTAGCCAACTCCGGCTCGACGAACACCGGGTGGGGAAGTGCGGGCGATCACAACGTCGGCCTCTACAATGTCGGCAATAACAATGTGGGTGGGTTCAACGGGGGTAACGGAAACGTTGGATTTTTTGATTCCGGCGACTCCAACATGGGCAGCTTCAACTCCGGCGATGGCAACGTGGCCAGCTTCAACTCCGGTCAAGGGAACTTCGGTTACTTCAACTCGGGAAGTTCCAATGTAGGTGCTTTCAATTCAGGTGACTTGAACACGGGCCTCTTTAACTCAGGCGACGTCAACACGGGTTTGTTCAACTCCGGCAGTATCAATACCGGCCTCTTTAACTCCGGGGATGTCAACACGGGCTGGTTCTCCGCGAACAATTCCGCTGCAGCCAGCTCGGGGTTTGGCAACTCCGGCGCCGGTAGTTCGGGATTTTTCAACTCCGGCGATGGCAGCTCTGGCTACCGGAACGCGGGTGCTTTGAGTGCAGGCTTCGACAATGCGCAACAGTCGAGTGTCGGCTTTTTTAATTCCGGCTCGTTGGTCACCGGTATTGGAAACACGGGCGACGCCGAAGTAGGTCTGTTCAACAGGGGTCTCAACAGCGTAGGCATCGGGAATTCGGGCGAGTTCGGCGTCGGGATCTTCAATGCAGGATTGTTCAACAGCGGCATCCTGAATTCTAGTTGCAACAACGCCGGGTTTTTCAACGCAGGCGACGGCGGAAATTCGGGCTTCGGCAATGCCGGTGACGAAAATTCCGGAGGCTGGAACTCGGGCAGTGGAATGTCTGGATTCTTTGGTAGATAG
- a CDS encoding cupin domain-containing protein, producing MSTPVAFGTPDHGIAATVLSQATLNGQEFDYILREITILPGGSTGWHWHQGNLFGVIRQGTLTHSLADCSVDGIYGAGDAITELSGSDHAHIGRNLGPTPVLMQVVYIDPHGSPLSNDAPDPGCGYA from the coding sequence ATGTCCACTCCGGTTGCCTTCGGTACACCTGATCACGGAATAGCGGCAACGGTATTATCCCAGGCGACACTCAACGGTCAGGAATTCGATTATATTCTGCGTGAAATCACTATCTTGCCGGGCGGTAGCACAGGCTGGCATTGGCACCAGGGCAATCTATTCGGCGTCATCAGGCAGGGCACACTTACCCACAGTCTTGCTGACTGCAGCGTTGACGGGATCTACGGCGCCGGCGATGCCATCACCGAGTTAAGCGGCTCCGACCACGCTCATATTGGTCGCAACCTGGGTCCAACGCCGGTCCTGATGCAAGTCGTTTACATTGACCCGCACGGCAGCCCTTTATCCAACGACGCTCCCGATCCCGGCTGTGGATATGCGTGA